A genomic region of Candidatus Methylomirabilota bacterium contains the following coding sequences:
- a CDS encoding alpha/beta hydrolase, producing the protein MRPHEETISVGGIDVHAWIGGQGDPLLVLHGAGGNRGWTRWVQQVSEHFTVWAPTHPGFGRSGDADWMEGIDDLARFYLWFIDAAGLGRPHVLGHSIGGWTAAEMAAMSPPSIGRLVLVAPVGLKPETGEILDVFYYPPPQLLDLTVHDPKTIPEWDELFGRKPTPPELEIATRNREMAARLTWKPYMHNPRLARFLPRVTNPTLIVWGREDRIVPVECGEQYRRLLPHATLTVREKCGHLPPIEQPDAFARLVLDFLPAPLPAAPGHARS; encoded by the coding sequence ATGCGACCCCATGAGGAGACGATCTCGGTCGGCGGCATCGACGTCCACGCGTGGATCGGCGGGCAGGGTGACCCGCTGCTGGTGCTCCACGGCGCCGGTGGCAACCGGGGATGGACGCGCTGGGTACAGCAGGTCTCGGAGCATTTCACGGTGTGGGCGCCCACGCACCCCGGCTTCGGGCGCTCGGGCGACGCCGACTGGATGGAGGGCATCGACGACCTCGCCAGGTTCTATCTGTGGTTCATCGACGCCGCCGGGCTCGGCCGGCCGCACGTGCTCGGCCACTCGATCGGCGGGTGGACGGCGGCGGAGATGGCGGCGATGAGCCCGCCCTCGATCGGCCGGCTCGTCCTCGTGGCGCCCGTGGGCCTCAAGCCGGAGACGGGGGAAATCCTCGATGTCTTCTACTATCCGCCCCCTCAGCTCCTCGACCTGACCGTCCACGACCCGAAGACGATTCCCGAGTGGGACGAGCTGTTCGGCCGCAAGCCCACGCCGCCCGAGCTGGAGATCGCCACGCGCAACCGGGAGATGGCGGCGCGGCTCACCTGGAAGCCGTACATGCACAATCCGCGTCTCGCCCGGTTCCTGCCCCGGGTGACGAATCCGACGCTGATCGTCTGGGGCCGCGAAGATCGTATCGTCCCCGTCGAGTGCGGCGAGCAGTACCGGCGGCTCCTGCCCCACGCGACGCTGACCGTGCGAGAGAAGTGCGGCCACCTGCCGCCGATCGAGCAGCCCGACGCCTTCGCGCGGCTGGTGCTCGACTTCCTCCCCGCGCCGCTCCCGGCGGCGCCAGGACACGCGCGGTCGTGA